A stretch of Treponema vincentii F0403 DNA encodes these proteins:
- a CDS encoding MFS transporter, producing the protein MNEQLSTYKIKQGRRIYDIYNIFNSFSFALVTGNTITLYALFLKANTTVVGLLTAFMYLSFFAIPLGKLMVLRFSIMQTFGMTWLLRTVSLLPLLAIPFLVSAGYDQYALYCLLLAVGLFNFFRGVGMIANNPVIRILAPGKDRSSYIVRLSLINNLAALLATVLLAWLLRMDSSVRSYNLASMIGILLGFIASLLLFKIPEPESAKPNRQTKKSTAAPRQGSAFLTHIRDAFKDANFRRFVLAFFIISLGIAMIRPFIIVYAKEVYGRQDSTATILSVYSLIGALSVGLLMHLVIDRIGAKPIFIIFTAISALSLVPAFFAPGLASAGMLGTIFLIAFTMISNIGFVGQDNSSQAYFFAMVPEEALMDLSMLYYFVLAITGGAGSILGGTILDLLRVQGFSYLQSYQIFFLIVIAIIAIGIVFQRKLLNLGSYRVFETLAVLFSPRDMKALNLLHKLDRSETIETEEKILNELGEIASSVSCDQLLHYLESPRFTIRMNALRALYSMNTINSKVRDVVLQELEHGEFTTAPLAARILSKFNVQQAVVPLRAALDSNDYYLAGEAMVALARLNDSYSQPKIGTILSQAENPALILKGIRALELFDADNSPMFILDILRRETVAPYIENEALLALASLMGIQNDFYYIFEKYRNEKQSPSILFIDILDEIFETKKTSDPVLKKTVIDFIQDYQYDEAFVHWLIGFGKNKLGIRSALLVAVALDIGLIHREAFRFFLSFWAICLFKKPELAER; encoded by the coding sequence ATGAATGAGCAACTGTCGACCTATAAAATTAAACAAGGGCGGCGAATCTACGATATTTACAACATCTTCAATTCTTTTTCTTTTGCGCTTGTTACCGGCAATACGATTACCCTTTATGCGTTGTTTTTAAAAGCGAATACAACGGTCGTCGGCTTATTGACCGCATTTATGTATCTGTCTTTTTTTGCAATTCCGCTCGGTAAACTGATGGTGCTGCGCTTCAGCATTATGCAAACCTTCGGCATGACATGGCTTTTGCGTACGGTATCGCTGCTGCCCCTCTTGGCAATTCCGTTTCTTGTATCGGCCGGCTACGATCAGTATGCGCTTTACTGTCTGCTGCTTGCGGTCGGGCTGTTTAATTTTTTCCGCGGCGTCGGAATGATAGCGAACAATCCCGTTATCAGAATCCTTGCGCCGGGGAAAGACCGCAGCTCCTATATCGTGCGCCTCTCCTTAATCAATAACCTTGCAGCCTTACTCGCCACCGTTTTACTTGCGTGGCTGCTACGGATGGATTCTTCGGTGCGCAGCTACAACCTCGCGAGCATGATCGGTATCCTGCTCGGTTTTATCGCATCTCTGCTGCTGTTTAAAATACCGGAACCTGAGTCTGCAAAGCCGAACCGTCAAACAAAAAAAAGCACTGCCGCTCCCCGCCAAGGCTCCGCCTTTTTAACGCACATTCGGGATGCATTTAAAGATGCAAATTTCAGACGGTTTGTATTGGCCTTTTTTATTATCAGCCTCGGCATTGCAATGATCCGCCCGTTTATCATCGTTTACGCAAAAGAGGTTTACGGCAGACAGGACAGTACGGCAACAATTCTGTCGGTATACTCACTGATTGGAGCGCTCAGCGTCGGCCTTTTGATGCATTTAGTTATCGACCGCATCGGCGCAAAACCGATCTTCATCATTTTCACTGCGATAAGCGCTCTTTCACTGGTACCTGCGTTTTTTGCTCCGGGACTCGCAAGCGCCGGAATGCTCGGCACTATTTTTCTCATTGCATTTACAATGATCAGCAACATCGGCTTTGTCGGGCAGGATAATTCTTCCCAAGCCTATTTTTTCGCTATGGTGCCGGAAGAAGCGCTGATGGATTTAAGTATGCTTTATTACTTTGTCCTTGCCATTACCGGCGGCGCAGGTTCCATCCTCGGCGGAACTATCCTCGATCTTTTGCGCGTACAAGGTTTTTCCTACCTGCAATCGTATCAAATATTTTTCTTGATAGTCATCGCCATTATCGCAATCGGTATCGTATTTCAACGCAAGCTCTTGAACCTCGGCAGTTACCGCGTTTTTGAAACGCTTGCAGTGCTCTTTTCTCCCCGCGATATGAAGGCGCTCAACCTTCTGCACAAATTAGACCGAAGCGAGACTATCGAAACCGAGGAGAAAATCCTCAACGAACTCGGCGAAATTGCTTCATCGGTATCCTGCGATCAGCTGCTGCATTACCTTGAATCTCCCCGCTTTACGATTAGGATGAATGCCCTGCGTGCGCTCTACTCAATGAATACTATCAATTCTAAGGTACGCGATGTAGTGCTGCAAGAGCTTGAACACGGGGAGTTTACCACAGCGCCGCTTGCGGCAAGGATACTCTCAAAATTCAACGTGCAGCAGGCGGTTGTTCCGTTACGGGCGGCACTCGACAGCAACGACTACTACCTTGCAGGCGAAGCGATGGTTGCCCTTGCACGGCTTAACGACAGCTATAGCCAGCCGAAAATCGGCACCATCCTTTCGCAAGCGGAAAACCCCGCGCTGATACTGAAAGGAATACGGGCTCTGGAGCTTTTTGATGCCGATAATTCACCGATGTTTATTCTGGATATCCTCCGCAGGGAAACTGTTGCCCCGTATATCGAAAATGAAGCGCTGCTCGCGTTGGCATCACTGATGGGCATCCAAAACGACTTTTATTACATCTTTGAAAAATACCGGAACGAAAAGCAATCGCCTTCTATCTTATTCATCGATATACTCGATGAAATTTTTGAAACAAAAAAAACGTCCGATCCCGTGTTAAAGAAAACCGTTATCGATTTTATCCAAGACTATCAATACGACGAAGCCTTTGTACACTGGTTAATCGGATTCGGTAAAAATAAACTGGGTATACGGTCTGCCCTGCTGGTTGCAGTTGCGCTTGATATCGGACTCATCCATCGGGAAGCATTCCGCTTCTTTTTATCGTTCTGGGCTATCTGCTTATTCAAAAAACCGGAACTTGCGGAGCGGTAA
- the rpsU gene encoding 30S ribosomal protein S21, protein MASIVIDDSENLEKAIKRFKRQVEKEGIIREWKKREYYEKPSTILNRKKKALQRKLMKKNRKSYDSKSY, encoded by the coding sequence GTGGCAAGTATCGTTATCGATGATTCCGAAAACCTTGAAAAAGCGATTAAGCGTTTTAAGCGCCAAGTTGAAAAAGAGGGAATTATCCGCGAGTGGAAAAAGCGCGAATACTATGAAAAGCCGTCTACTATTTTAAATAGAAAGAAGAAAGCTCTTCAGCGCAAGTTAATGAAAAAAAACCGCAAGTCGTATGATTCAAAGTCATATTAG
- a CDS encoding MBL fold metallo-hydrolase codes for MEYSIEKFETGYLMVNTWVFPLSEKSVAVIDPGGLSPELSQYLYKLNPTHLEIMLTHGHFDHVGGLPALVKKYPDYRLWIHEKDSAYLGAAATATHLKSFGPLHVQKLIEPLEKNPLPDPTDFYKEGDIVNGFTVLHTPGHTQGSICLWNKEAGILFSGDTLFYGSRGRTDLLDGNEMQIHQSLKRLFNELPGNTQVYPGHGSNTTIEFEKKYQSPYL; via the coding sequence ATGGAATATTCAATAGAAAAGTTTGAAACCGGCTACCTTATGGTCAATACATGGGTATTCCCGCTGAGCGAAAAAAGCGTTGCCGTAATCGACCCGGGAGGATTAAGCCCCGAATTATCGCAGTATCTATATAAACTTAACCCTACCCATCTTGAAATTATGCTGACGCATGGGCATTTTGATCACGTGGGCGGCTTACCGGCCTTAGTAAAAAAATACCCCGATTACCGCTTATGGATTCATGAAAAGGATTCCGCATACCTTGGTGCAGCCGCCACAGCAACGCATTTAAAAAGCTTTGGACCGCTCCATGTCCAGAAACTGATTGAACCGCTGGAAAAAAATCCGCTTCCGGATCCGACGGACTTTTATAAAGAAGGAGATATTGTAAACGGCTTTACCGTGTTGCATACCCCCGGCCATACGCAAGGTTCCATTTGCCTGTGGAACAAAGAAGCCGGAATCCTCTTTAGCGGCGATACTCTTTTTTACGGTTCACGCGGCAGAACAGACTTACTTGACGGCAATGAAATGCAGATACATCAGTCGCTCAAGCGACTTTTTAATGAGCTGCCGGGAAATACGCAGGTGTATCCGGGACACGGTTCGAATACGACTATCGAATTTGAAAAAAAATATCAAAGCCCGTATCTATAA
- the pbp4b gene encoding penicillin binding protein PBP4B: MKPFRFSHKSPLQPFAISVVISCFLLSLSGCASISAGKTDDLLPTDTAEMIEAVFSDTAQMQTEQTFPIPMEEYDASILPNNYLAFTAYKGQARIYFWAHRLASFDLYINNRKISTHSICIDQPICFDASPYIQNGRNMLYISALVPAESGGAQEQESPSLQVKIPYPVIKPLPATNPRSVSKKQQKNLPYSTETLEIVDRLLTAETENGFPGAQLVIIKDGVMIKNSAYGVISKVDNAGNVLDEGVPVTEKTLFDLASNTKMYAVNFAVQKLISEQQLALTDTVQGFFPQFADDKKSKIKGKAEITVFDLLTHQSGFPAGSPYSQKIEQLKQTSGKSNREHTFDLIMETPLVYQPRTAMLYSDINYMLLAYIIEKLTGIGLDEYVADSFYRPLGLDRICFTPLRHGFTLDEIAATEIKAKPRTQTAIEAAQTTELIHGTVHDPEAYTAMEEISGHAGLFANAESIAVLAQVMLNNGGYGVKRFFDPAVAGYFTAQQSLVSSIGLGWRRQGTQEYAWAFSPLASIRTFGHTGWTGTLTLIDPVEHLIIILLTNAKNTVPAHNTRNSRFEGDYYLAKRYGAVTALIYEAFRQPTRAQLDNMLIELAEKKYQMLQEVSAFDNQGYINDLAAIMKVVKQCAQKSAGLRAFLKTETATQILQALVRL, encoded by the coding sequence ATGAAGCCTTTCCGATTTTCCCATAAAAGCCCCCTTCAGCCGTTCGCTATTTCGGTTGTTATTTCGTGCTTCCTTTTGAGCCTTTCGGGGTGTGCTTCTATTTCTGCCGGTAAAACCGATGATTTGTTGCCTACCGATACCGCCGAAATGATTGAAGCGGTATTTTCCGATACGGCGCAGATGCAAACCGAGCAAACCTTCCCCATTCCTATGGAGGAGTATGATGCTTCCATCTTGCCGAACAATTATCTGGCATTCACCGCATATAAAGGACAAGCACGGATTTATTTTTGGGCACACAGGCTCGCTTCCTTCGATTTATATATCAATAACCGGAAGATTTCGACACACTCCATCTGTATTGATCAGCCTATTTGTTTTGATGCATCCCCTTATATTCAAAACGGTAGGAATATGCTCTATATTTCTGCGCTTGTTCCTGCCGAAAGCGGCGGTGCCCAAGAACAAGAATCTCCTTCATTGCAGGTAAAAATCCCGTACCCCGTTATCAAGCCGCTTCCCGCTACAAATCCGCGAAGTGTTTCAAAAAAACAGCAAAAAAATTTGCCGTATTCGACGGAAACACTTGAAATAGTCGATCGACTACTGACCGCAGAAACGGAAAACGGCTTTCCCGGAGCGCAGCTGGTTATCATTAAAGACGGCGTTATGATTAAAAATAGTGCTTATGGCGTTATAAGCAAGGTTGATAACGCAGGCAATGTGCTTGATGAGGGTGTTCCGGTAACGGAAAAGACGTTGTTCGACCTTGCCAGCAATACCAAAATGTATGCAGTCAATTTTGCCGTTCAGAAATTGATTTCCGAACAGCAGCTTGCGCTAACCGATACGGTTCAGGGCTTTTTTCCGCAATTTGCCGACGATAAAAAAAGTAAAATTAAAGGGAAAGCCGAAATTACGGTATTCGATCTTTTAACCCATCAATCGGGGTTTCCCGCCGGCAGCCCGTATTCTCAAAAGATAGAGCAGCTTAAACAAACTTCGGGAAAAAGCAACCGCGAGCATACCTTTGACTTGATCATGGAAACACCGCTTGTATATCAGCCGCGGACGGCTATGCTTTATTCCGATATCAATTATATGCTGCTTGCTTATATTATTGAAAAATTGACGGGAATAGGACTTGATGAATATGTCGCCGATAGTTTCTACCGTCCGCTTGGGTTGGACAGAATTTGCTTTACACCGCTTCGGCACGGTTTTACGCTTGATGAGATTGCTGCAACGGAAATCAAAGCGAAACCGCGCACACAAACGGCTATCGAGGCCGCCCAAACAACCGAGCTAATTCACGGCACGGTACATGATCCTGAAGCATATACGGCAATGGAAGAAATTAGCGGGCATGCCGGTTTATTTGCCAATGCGGAAAGTATTGCGGTCTTGGCTCAAGTGATGCTGAATAACGGCGGGTACGGTGTTAAACGATTTTTCGATCCTGCAGTAGCAGGATATTTTACGGCACAGCAATCCCTTGTTTCCAGCATCGGACTCGGGTGGCGGCGGCAGGGCACTCAGGAATACGCTTGGGCATTTTCTCCCCTTGCCTCTATCAGAACATTCGGGCATACCGGTTGGACGGGGACACTTACCCTCATCGATCCTGTTGAGCATCTTATCATTATTTTATTAACCAATGCAAAAAATACGGTTCCCGCGCATAATACCCGTAACAGCAGATTTGAAGGAGATTACTATTTGGCGAAGCGGTATGGGGCGGTAACGGCGCTTATTTATGAAGCCTTCCGGCAGCCGACGCGAGCGCAGCTGGATAATATGCTGATAGAGCTTGCCGAAAAAAAATATCAAATGCTGCAAGAGGTTTCCGCTTTTGACAATCAGGGTTATATCAATGACCTTGCGGCGATTATGAAAGTCGTTAAACAATGCGCCCAAAAGTCTGCCGGTTTGCGAGCTTTCCTAAAAACCGAAACAGCCACGCAGATTCTTCAAGCTCTTGTACGGTTATAG
- a CDS encoding SPOR domain-containing protein, which yields MYKLRGGFIKKYLSFFIIVGAIMIHPGTRVFAEPALPSAVRNLAQKAFAQKTAAEVRQFFEKNIATLPNAQAQVQALALLADYEQYHGNYSNAAECYRRAAGLDTSEGKTALLLDAVRALLCGGSFDSARSLLTEIAAALPVSDDDPYYRRAAVYDAWRLLAEDRADRAVPLITAYTKKKAFEDYHPALLFTLWWVNGDEDAKQRLLKEYPSGMEAAAVNGTITVQPSTFWYLMPKSALTQQPVIGGADTKTGAARKTEVISAQPSKQSNPSPQSAATAAQSEKAAAAEETHAKPTYYQLGFYKTKKYAEALAADLQKKQFTPIIKEETRPSGTVYFAVLVKENAAGDMGLRLKDAGYEAFPIFP from the coding sequence ATGTATAAACTCCGCGGCGGATTTATAAAAAAATATCTCTCTTTTTTTATTATCGTCGGGGCGATAATGATTCACCCCGGTACGCGCGTTTTTGCGGAACCGGCTTTGCCGTCTGCCGTACGGAATTTAGCGCAAAAAGCCTTTGCTCAAAAGACAGCGGCGGAAGTCCGGCAGTTTTTTGAAAAGAATATCGCAACGCTTCCGAATGCACAGGCACAAGTTCAGGCTCTGGCGCTTTTAGCGGACTATGAACAGTATCACGGTAATTATTCCAATGCTGCGGAATGTTATCGGCGTGCGGCGGGTTTGGATACGAGCGAGGGAAAAACCGCATTGCTATTGGACGCGGTGCGCGCCTTACTCTGCGGCGGCAGCTTTGATTCTGCCCGCAGCCTATTAACTGAAATCGCCGCGGCGCTTCCGGTGAGCGACGATGACCCTTATTACCGGAGAGCTGCCGTGTATGATGCGTGGCGGCTTCTTGCCGAAGACCGTGCCGACCGTGCGGTGCCGCTCATCACCGCTTATACGAAAAAAAAAGCTTTTGAGGACTATCATCCTGCACTGTTATTTACACTATGGTGGGTTAACGGGGATGAAGATGCTAAACAGCGGCTGCTTAAAGAATACCCCTCCGGTATGGAAGCGGCGGCTGTGAACGGGACCATTACGGTGCAGCCGTCTACTTTTTGGTATTTAATGCCGAAAAGCGCGCTTACCCAACAGCCGGTAATCGGTGGAGCCGACACTAAAACGGGTGCGGCTCGGAAAACCGAAGTAATTTCTGCTCAACCTTCTAAACAGAGCAATCCTTCGCCTCAATCGGCCGCAACCGCAGCTCAATCTGAGAAAGCCGCTGCTGCAGAAGAAACTCATGCTAAGCCTACGTATTATCAGCTCGGGTTTTACAAGACAAAAAAATATGCAGAAGCGCTTGCCGCCGATCTGCAAAAAAAACAATTTACCCCCATTATAAAAGAAGAAACGCGTCCCAGCGGCACCGTCTATTTTGCCGTGCTGGTTAAAGAGAACGCTGCCGGAGATATGGGGCTTCGGTTAAAGGATGCCGGATATGAAGCCTTTCCGATTTTCCCATAA
- the miaB gene encoding tRNA (N6-isopentenyl adenosine(37)-C2)-methylthiotransferase MiaB has product MKYFIETYGCQMNFAESAALEQLLRERGWEAAEDIQHCNLLIVNTCSVRITAETRVFGRLGLFSAMKKKQDFTIILMGCMAQRLHDEIKSKFPLLDYVVGMFERDQFTKIFDAVERETFWEGSVAGNAKLASFCPQSSNEERYYFSGRSYTEGTFQSFVPIMNGCNNFCTYCIVPYIRGREISRPVESILDEITFLSGKGVKEITLLGQNVNSYHGIDPASGSKVNFPALLRAVSQTCTKQDVIKWIRFISSHPKDLSDELIEVMAEDPRICKSLHLPVQNGSDEVLARMNRGYTVEQYLKIVEKLRNRIPNIVLTTDILIGFPGETQAEFEKTLDLMRTVQFDSAFMYHYNPREGTKAYNFPDRIPDAERINRLQQVIDLQQSITDLKMQQRLGSTVMMLIESQSRNNPDELFGHTEQGEMAVLAEKCDPKHIGHFMKVQLQSIKGKTFRAVPVV; this is encoded by the coding sequence TTGAAATATTTTATAGAAACTTATGGATGTCAAATGAACTTTGCCGAATCTGCGGCATTGGAACAGCTTTTGCGGGAGCGCGGTTGGGAAGCTGCCGAAGATATACAGCACTGCAATTTGCTGATTGTGAATACCTGTTCGGTTCGGATAACTGCCGAAACCCGCGTATTCGGGCGGCTCGGTTTATTTTCCGCGATGAAAAAGAAACAGGATTTTACAATTATCCTAATGGGCTGTATGGCGCAGCGTTTGCATGATGAGATAAAGTCAAAATTTCCGTTACTCGATTACGTGGTCGGAATGTTTGAACGGGATCAGTTTACAAAAATCTTTGATGCGGTAGAGCGAGAAACATTCTGGGAAGGTTCGGTAGCCGGTAATGCCAAACTTGCTTCATTTTGTCCACAGTCCAGTAATGAAGAACGTTATTATTTTTCCGGACGTTCGTATACCGAGGGGACTTTTCAAAGTTTTGTCCCGATTATGAACGGGTGTAATAATTTTTGTACGTACTGCATTGTACCGTATATCCGTGGCAGGGAAATTTCCCGGCCGGTTGAAAGTATTTTAGACGAAATCACGTTTTTAAGCGGCAAGGGCGTAAAGGAAATTACACTGTTGGGACAAAATGTCAATTCATATCACGGTATCGATCCTGCTTCGGGTTCAAAAGTGAACTTTCCCGCTTTGCTCCGTGCGGTTTCCCAAACCTGTACCAAGCAGGACGTTATTAAATGGATACGCTTTATCTCAAGCCATCCGAAAGATTTATCGGATGAACTGATTGAGGTGATGGCGGAAGATCCGCGGATATGTAAGTCGCTGCATTTGCCGGTGCAAAACGGATCCGATGAAGTACTCGCACGGATGAATCGAGGCTATACCGTTGAACAGTACCTTAAAATTGTAGAAAAACTCCGGAATCGTATACCGAATATCGTGCTGACAACCGATATTTTAATAGGGTTCCCCGGAGAAACACAGGCTGAATTTGAAAAAACGCTTGATTTGATGCGGACGGTACAGTTTGATTCGGCTTTTATGTATCACTATAATCCGCGTGAAGGTACGAAAGCATATAATTTCCCCGACCGGATTCCGGATGCTGAGCGGATTAATCGGCTGCAGCAAGTTATCGATTTGCAGCAAAGTATTACCGATCTTAAAATGCAGCAACGGCTCGGTTCAACTGTCATGATGCTGATTGAATCGCAGTCAAGGAATAATCCCGATGAGCTGTTCGGACATACCGAGCAGGGGGAAATGGCTGTGCTTGCGGAAAAATGCGATCCGAAACATATTGGACATTTTATGAAAGTTCAATTACAATCCATAAAAGGGAAAACATTTAGAGCTGTCCCTGTCGTGTAA
- a CDS encoding D-alanyl-D-alanine carboxypeptidase family protein — protein sequence MTSTKSRSIGFYIFIAVAVVFCWAAVSGIALYIRGARLITILPDDQVRQKIAAVSGFGSRNFHTPSLLHLAPCTRDILQPAAISARSAVVMDAASGALLFEKNPDQSIPPASLTKLVAMYTVMQALERGEINLSDRIIPPKESWAVNIPPGSSLMFLGKNQQVTVEELMLGMAVVSGNDAAVALAIHTAGSVAAFVQRMNEAVAALGLQNTHFEDANGLSEYNRTTARDFARFSAVYVRKYPECLARFHSARELTYPQPHNMLKSQTSFRQPATNTLLDKLDGCDGIKTGFIYESGFNIALTAQRDGNRFIAVILGGAGKNMAEGKALREANGKILMEWAFSHFSTRYAQNFPLELPIIPVMGAKEPAAGTALLPQLDDPSGNNGAFTVPVYATEAGKAGEANGHEPNVAVVYSQILAPHTLAAPITAGQKIGKVQFLTEHGGDTLLLAEFPLVANKTLDKGSPLRWKYDNLALKFYRFLDHR from the coding sequence ATGACTAGTACGAAATCCCGTTCAATCGGTTTTTATATTTTTATAGCTGTTGCAGTCGTATTCTGTTGGGCTGCCGTTTCAGGTATTGCGCTGTATATCCGCGGTGCCCGGCTTATAACAATTCTGCCGGATGACCAAGTACGGCAAAAAATTGCGGCAGTCTCCGGTTTTGGCTCAAGAAATTTTCATACCCCTTCTTTATTACATCTTGCACCGTGTACACGGGATATACTGCAGCCGGCTGCCATAAGCGCCCGTTCCGCTGTTGTAATGGACGCCGCAAGCGGAGCTCTTTTATTCGAAAAAAATCCCGATCAAAGCATTCCGCCTGCCTCGTTAACAAAGCTGGTTGCGATGTATACGGTGATGCAGGCCCTTGAGCGGGGCGAAATCAATTTAAGCGACCGTATTATACCCCCTAAAGAATCATGGGCGGTTAATATCCCGCCGGGTTCGTCGCTGATGTTTTTGGGGAAAAATCAGCAAGTAACCGTTGAAGAGCTGATGCTGGGAATGGCGGTTGTTTCGGGGAATGATGCGGCGGTTGCTCTTGCAATTCATACGGCGGGTTCGGTTGCTGCTTTTGTGCAGCGGATGAACGAAGCCGTTGCTGCACTCGGGCTGCAGAATACTCACTTTGAAGACGCAAACGGTTTGAGCGAATATAACCGCACAACCGCCCGTGATTTTGCCCGCTTTTCTGCGGTATATGTACGCAAGTATCCCGAGTGTCTCGCGCGATTCCATTCGGCACGGGAGCTTACGTATCCGCAGCCGCATAATATGCTGAAATCACAGACATCTTTTCGGCAGCCGGCAACGAATACGCTATTGGATAAACTGGACGGCTGCGACGGTATTAAAACGGGTTTTATTTATGAGTCGGGTTTTAACATTGCCCTTACCGCACAGCGGGACGGAAACCGGTTTATTGCGGTTATTTTAGGCGGCGCCGGTAAAAACATGGCGGAAGGAAAGGCTCTACGGGAAGCAAACGGAAAAATATTGATGGAATGGGCTTTTTCTCATTTTTCCACAAGATATGCACAAAACTTTCCGTTAGAACTTCCGATTATCCCTGTTATGGGTGCAAAAGAGCCTGCTGCCGGAACAGCGCTGCTTCCGCAGCTTGACGATCCGAGTGGAAATAACGGAGCTTTTACCGTTCCGGTTTACGCAACGGAAGCAGGGAAAGCAGGGGAAGCAAACGGACATGAGCCGAATGTCGCTGTAGTTTATTCACAGATACTCGCACCCCATACGCTTGCTGCTCCTATTACGGCAGGGCAAAAAATCGGCAAAGTTCAGTTTTTAACGGAACACGGCGGCGATACACTGCTGCTTGCCGAATTTCCGCTTGTTGCAAATAAAACGCTTGACAAAGGTAGCCCTTTACGGTGGAAATATGATAATCTCGCGTTGAAGTTTTATCGCTTTTTAGATCATCGCTAA
- a CDS encoding M23 family metallopeptidase, producing MKVTRIFIFSIICLASLFLVLWLSASGKNDAFDHGVGGGTSLPAELPEEQDDHSVHQSLYYRAYSVKQGDMVGTIASECGVSQDAIISLNKLKNTRTLQIGQILKIPSIDGISYTVKKGDTPESIADKYKISLEKLATVNTLSDNTIEPASIIFLPDAKLDWATLQEINGDLFKRPLHSSYYITSRYGWRDNPFLNGKRSFHNGMDMAAPKGTSVYAALNGQVIATGYSTVYGNYVMIRHHSGYQTLYGHLNTILTSKGSFVSASSKIGTVGNTGMSTGPHLHFTVYRNGATINPAGLLN from the coding sequence ATGAAAGTAACGCGTATTTTTATTTTTAGTATTATATGTCTTGCCTCCTTATTCCTTGTGTTATGGTTGTCCGCTAGCGGCAAAAATGACGCGTTTGATCATGGTGTAGGAGGCGGTACTTCTCTGCCTGCCGAGCTGCCGGAAGAGCAGGATGACCATTCCGTCCATCAATCGCTGTATTATCGGGCATATTCCGTTAAACAGGGTGATATGGTCGGCACTATTGCCTCAGAATGCGGGGTAAGTCAAGACGCTATTATCAGTCTTAATAAACTTAAAAATACGCGGACACTACAAATCGGACAGATATTAAAAATACCGTCTATTGACGGTATTTCTTATACGGTAAAAAAAGGCGATACACCCGAATCTATTGCCGATAAATATAAGATTTCTTTGGAAAAACTTGCAACGGTAAATACTCTGAGCGATAACACGATAGAACCTGCCTCCATTATCTTTTTGCCCGATGCAAAACTTGATTGGGCAACCTTACAGGAAATCAACGGAGATCTATTTAAACGGCCGCTGCATAGCAGCTACTATATCACTTCCCGTTACGGATGGCGGGATAATCCCTTTCTCAACGGTAAGCGGAGTTTTCATAACGGTATGGATATGGCCGCGCCTAAAGGAACCTCCGTTTATGCGGCATTGAACGGACAAGTTATTGCTACCGGATACAGCACCGTGTACGGAAATTATGTGATGATCCGTCATCATTCGGGCTATCAAACGCTATACGGGCACCTGAATACAATCCTTACTTCCAAAGGCAGTTTCGTTTCCGCTTCTTCAAAGATCGGAACGGTCGGAAATACCGGAATGAGTACGGGGCCGCACCTTCATTTTACCGTTTATCGGAACGGAGCCACGATTAACCCTGCCGGACTATTAAATTAG